The stretch of DNA TCGATGTGATTTTCGTTGAAGGGAGTACCTTTTCTGTACCATCCGGTCTTTGAATGGTGATAGCAGGACAATCCATGAATCCTTTCTTGATTTTATCTTGATAAGGTAACAAAGGCGCCCCTGGAGCCCGTCGATAGACCCAATCATGTTTACGCAAATAATCCGTTAAATCCTTTGGTCGCACCTCCAACATCTTTGCCGCTTCAATAAGACCAAACAGACCATCAGAACGTTTTAAACCTTCCAAAGCCTCTGCTTTTGGAGTTAATTCTGCAATGGTGTTATCCTTCTTCTCGATTTGACTTTGTAGATGATTTAAGACACCAAGTAATGCTTCGGGTTTGGAATAATCAACTTGTGGTGTTGCTACCTGCTTTTCCAATTCTTGCCAACGGTCAATGATTTTTGCTCGCAAGGCAGTGTTGTAACCAGACACGAGAATTAAACATTCACGCTTGGGCAGGTTATAGCAGTTTTGAGGCTTTCCCTGTTTGTCTAAATAGGTGCCCCCAAATTTGGGGAGACCTCTTTCAGCGTATAATTCTTCAAGTATTCTCTTAATATCTCGCATAACATGGTCATGCCTTTTACCACACAATTCGGCAATCTCACGACTAGACATAGTCGGAACCGCTGCGTCGTTAGCAACGTTTTCGGTAATTTTAATAAAGGTATTCATGTCAACTCCTGCTCGATTAGACGTTTTTGATTGACACTCTAAAAGAGTGCCGGGCGCTCAAAAACACGGCGAACAGTCCGTCGTCACGCTTTTCCCATAAGGGTATTGTATAGCGTAACTACACCCGACAAATCTATTATACGCATGTAGCATATAATGAGTCAAAGTCTTTAATGTGTGGAGAAGAGATTGTGTCGGCAATCTATCCGCTGTTCGTTTAAGGTGTTTTTGAGGCACCTG from Bartonella tribocorum CIP 105476 encodes:
- a CDS encoding Rha family transcriptional regulator; the encoded protein is MNTFIKITENVANDAAVPTMSSREIAELCGKRHDHVMRDIKRILEELYAERGLPKFGGTYLDKQGKPQNCYNLPKRECLILVSGYNTALRAKIIDRWQELEKQVATPQVDYSKPEALLGVLNHLQSQIEKKDNTIAELTPKAEALEGLKRSDGLFGLIEAAKMLEVRPKDLTDYLRKHDWVYRRAPGAPLLPYQDKIKKGFMDCPAITIQRPDGTEKVLPSTKITSRGLACLREQIHGGVQ